Proteins from a single region of Oncorhynchus nerka isolate Pitt River linkage group LG18, Oner_Uvic_2.0, whole genome shotgun sequence:
- the LOC115145918 gene encoding uncharacterized protein LOC115145918, protein MGQIAVITGLLDVRRGRRAAPQHQQSGTTMVRGTLNTMEDLRLSGFGRHLPRHGLKLLFWFAKNYIDFDIMGEMAARYNPNEGGFDFHPFQNRPEWDYSNVTTTIAVITCNYLLPDNVHPYYIVGNLNLEESNCLPQYVRKDFTGDQDDSNMDRLIISLRPDGTVDKVYVTQHDDDGLSFDPDNTYRVTRGLLREIRGLKLRKFLKQAGYINRQPILRMNDYEDILSYFEDLLRL, encoded by the exons ATGGGTCAAATAGCTGTCATTACAGGTCTTTTAGAtgtgaggagaggaaggagagcagCACCACAACACCAGCAAAGC GGTACCACCATGGTTCGAGGTACGTTGAACACTATGGAAGATCTAAGACTCTCTGGGTTTGGTCGTCACTTGCCCAGACATGGACTCAAGCTCCTGTTCTGGTTCGCCAAGAATTACATCGACTTTGATATCATGGGTGAAATGGCTGCAAGATACAACCCCAACGAGGGGGGCTTTGATTTCCATCCCTTCCAGAACAGACCGGAGTGGGACTACAGCAATGTGACCACAACTATAGCCGTAATTACCTGCAATTATCTGCTCCCCGATAATGTCCACCCATACTATATAGTGGGCAACCTGAATCTGGAAGAATCCAATTGCCTTCCTCAGTATGTGAGAAAAGACTTTACTGGTGACCAAGACGACAGTAACATGGACCGCCTCATCATCAGTCTGCGTCCCGACGGGACTGTGGATAAGGTTTATGTGACCCAGCATGACGATGACGGTCTGAGTTTTGACCCTGACAACACCTACCGCGTCACCAGGGGTCTGCTCAGGGAAATCCGTGGCCTAAAGCTGCGTAAGTTCCTCAAACAGGCAGGCTATATCAACCGCCAACCAATCCTACGCATGAATGATTATGAGGACATTCTGAGTTATTTTGAAGACTTATTGAGACTGTAG